CGCCGCGCTCGACGGCGTGACGCTCGCGGTCGAGGCGGGACGCGTCACGGGGCTGATCGGCATGAACGGATCCGGCAAGTCGACGCTCTTCAAGAGCATCACGGGCGTCGTCAAGCCGGGGCGTGGCAGCGTGCGCATCGATGGTGCAGCGCCGGCACTCGCGCGCAGACGCGGACTTCTCGGGTATGTGCCGCAGAGCGAGGACGTGGACTGGACGTTTCCGGTCTCGGTGCGCGATGTCGTGATGATGGGGCGCTACGGGCGCCTCGGCGTGCTGCGCTCGCCGCGCGCGCGCGACCGCGCCGCCGTAGACGAGGCGCTTGAGCGGGTCGAACTGAGCGACTTCGCCGAGCGTCAGATCGGGCAGCTGTCGGGTGGGCAGAAGAAGCGCGCCTTCGTCGCACGGGCACTCGCCCAGGACGCGCGAATCCTGCTGCTCGATGAGCCCTTCGCGGGCGTCGACAAGAGATCCGAGGGCACGATCGTGCCGCTGTTGCGCGAACTCGCCGCCGACGGCCGCACTGTGCTCGTGTCCACGCACGACCTGCATGCCCTTCCCGCACTTGCCGACGAGGCGGTGCTCCTGCGTCATCGGGTGCTGTTCCACGGATCGGTGCGCGAGGCGCTGCGACCCGAGCGGCTCGCGCAGGCGTTCGGACTGGACCTTGCCCTTGAGGAGGAGGCGGCATGACCGTGATCGACATTCTCATGGAGCCCCTGCAGTACGAGTTCATGACGCGTGCACTCGTGACGACCGTGATCGCCGCCGTCGTGTGCGCTGTGCTCTCCTGCTGGCTCGTGCTCGTCGGCTGGTCGCTCATGGGAGATGCGGTGTCGCACGCGGTGCTCCCCGGTGTCGTGCTGGCGTATGTCGTGGGGGCGCCTTTCGCGCTCGGTGCGCTCGTCTTCGGCGTGCTCGCGGTCGTGCTGATCGGGGCGATCCGCGGGACGAGCCGGGTCAAGGAGGATGCCGCGATCGGCATCGTCTTCACCACGCTGTTCGCGCTGGGGCTCGTGCTGATCTCGGTCACACCGAGTCAGACCGACCTCAACCACATCATCTTCGGCAATGTGCTCGGTGTGTCGGTGAGCGACATGGTGCAGATCGGGGTGCTCGCGGCGATCGCGTTCGCCGCTCTCCTGATCAAGCGGCGCGACCTCACCCTCTACGCCTTCGACCCCATGCACGCCTTCGCGATCGGGCTGTCCCCCAGGTTCCTCGGCGCGCTCCTCCTCGGGGTGCTCGCACTCACGGCCGTCGTCGCCCTGCAGGTGGTGGGCGTGATCCTCGTCGTCGCGATGCTCATCATCCCGGGCGCCACCGCGTATCTGCTCACCGACCGCTTCGGGCGGATGCTGGTGATCGCCCCGACTGTGTCCGCGCTGTCGTGCGTGGTCGGAATCTACCTGAGCTACTGGATCGACGCCGCGTCGGGCGGACTCATCGTGGTCGTGCAGGGGGCGGTGTTCTTCCTGACGTACCTGTTCAGTCCGCGCCAGGGCGTGATCGGGCGT
The DNA window shown above is from Microbacterium keratanolyticum and carries:
- a CDS encoding metal ABC transporter ATP-binding protein, whose protein sequence is MTAAVEVADVSVRYGGVAALDGVTLAVEAGRVTGLIGMNGSGKSTLFKSITGVVKPGRGSVRIDGAAPALARRRGLLGYVPQSEDVDWTFPVSVRDVVMMGRYGRLGVLRSPRARDRAAVDEALERVELSDFAERQIGQLSGGQKKRAFVARALAQDARILLLDEPFAGVDKRSEGTIVPLLRELAADGRTVLVSTHDLHALPALADEAVLLRHRVLFHGSVREALRPERLAQAFGLDLALEEEAA
- a CDS encoding metal ABC transporter permease; amino-acid sequence: MTVIDILMEPLQYEFMTRALVTTVIAAVVCAVLSCWLVLVGWSLMGDAVSHAVLPGVVLAYVVGAPFALGALVFGVLAVVLIGAIRGTSRVKEDAAIGIVFTTLFALGLVLISVTPSQTDLNHIIFGNVLGVSVSDMVQIGVLAAIAFAALLIKRRDLTLYAFDPMHAFAIGLSPRFLGALLLGVLALTAVVALQVVGVILVVAMLIIPGATAYLLTDRFGRMLVIAPTVSALSCVVGIYLSYWIDAASGGLIVVVQGAVFFLTYLFSPRQGVIGRRIARRRASMSQAPHILVA